In a genomic window of Longimicrobiales bacterium:
- a CDS encoding DinB family protein → MEPDAPYTHTTLIDGLVAAERAVSEFFGSLSGDEFVHRESSAWTPAEHLEHLNTAVKAVAEGFEMPRWLLRLRFGRPRRSSRTYEQLRDDYRARLEQGAGATGRFVPGRGSFDEDDSMVRRTRLLSRWYRANERLRSALERWTERDLDRVQLPHPILGRITAREMVLFTIYHNHHHIAAASRRL, encoded by the coding sequence GTGGAACCTGACGCGCCATACACGCACACGACGCTGATCGATGGGCTCGTCGCAGCGGAGCGCGCCGTGAGCGAGTTCTTCGGCTCCCTGTCCGGAGACGAGTTCGTCCACCGGGAGTCCTCAGCCTGGACGCCGGCCGAGCACCTCGAGCATCTCAACACCGCGGTGAAGGCGGTTGCCGAAGGCTTCGAGATGCCGCGGTGGCTGCTTCGACTCCGCTTCGGACGGCCGCGCCGCTCTTCGCGGACATACGAGCAGCTACGAGACGATTACCGCGCACGTCTCGAGCAGGGCGCGGGTGCAACCGGTCGGTTCGTGCCGGGCCGCGGGAGCTTCGACGAGGACGACTCCATGGTGCGCCGGACGCGCCTGCTCTCGCGCTGGTATCGAGCAAACGAAAGGCTGCGGTCCGCGCTCGAGCGGTGGACCGAGCGGGACCTCGACCGCGTTCAGCTGCCGCATCCGATTCTCGGCAGGATCACGGCGCGGGAGATGGTGCTGTTCACGATCTATCACAATCACCATCACATCGCGGCCGCCAGCCGCCGCCTCTGA
- a CDS encoding AAA family ATPase: MRSRPRSTFGTPFLTGIELHADRTVPDTFPFDLSFLRNGLNLRITTPVTFFVGENGSGKSTLLEALAWGAGFGSKGGNRDHRYPEDDEGRDLGRALRLSWRLKVHDGFFMRAETFFNFASYLESVGSTFRAYGGQSLNEQSHGEAFLAVFRNRFENGLYLLDEPEAALSPQRQLAFLGILHELTRSGIAQFIIATHSPILMAFPGATILSFDGEALEPIAYRDTEHFRITRDFLEAPERFFRHLLDPDAAE; encoded by the coding sequence ATGAGATCCCGGCCGCGGTCCACGTTCGGAACTCCGTTCCTCACGGGCATCGAGCTCCACGCGGACCGGACAGTCCCCGATACGTTCCCGTTCGACCTCTCGTTCCTGCGCAATGGATTGAACCTCCGGATCACCACGCCGGTCACGTTCTTCGTCGGCGAGAATGGCTCCGGCAAATCGACGCTGCTCGAGGCACTCGCGTGGGGTGCAGGCTTCGGTTCGAAGGGCGGCAACAGGGACCATCGATATCCGGAAGATGACGAAGGTCGCGACCTCGGCCGCGCACTCAGGCTCTCCTGGCGGTTGAAGGTGCACGACGGATTCTTCATGCGGGCGGAGACTTTCTTCAACTTCGCGTCGTACCTGGAGAGTGTCGGGAGCACGTTCAGGGCGTATGGCGGTCAATCGCTCAACGAGCAGTCGCATGGCGAGGCGTTTCTCGCGGTCTTCCGGAACCGGTTCGAGAACGGGCTGTACCTGCTCGATGAGCCGGAAGCCGCGCTGTCGCCGCAGCGACAGCTTGCGTTCCTCGGCATTCTGCACGAGCTGACGCGATCGGGTATCGCGCAGTTCATCATTGCAACCCATTCACCGATCCTCATGGCGTTCCCGGGTGCGACGATCCTGAGCTTCGACGGCGAGGCCCTCGAGCCGATCGCGTATCGGGATACCGAGCATTTTCGCATTACCCGTGACTTCCTGGAGGCACCAGAGCGGTTCTTCCGCCATCTCCTGGATCCGGACGCCGCCGAGTGA